The Streptomyces sp. 135 sequence CCGAGCTCGCCGAGGTGACGTACGGCGTCGGCGCCTCCGCCGCGGGCCGCAAGGGCAGGCTCTCCGCCACACCGATCGGCACCAGCGGCTACAACCCGCCCCTCGTGCCGGTGACCTCGCTGAAGCTCCCGGCCTCCGGGACGAGTTACCTCAACACCAAGGACCTCCGCTGGACCTGGTCCATGGCGCAGCTCGACGACGCGGGGGAGTCGCGCATCGACTACGGCGCGAACGAGATCGCGTACAAGGCGGGCAAGCGCTACACGCTGAACTTCAACACCGGCGTCGTCGGCCCCGACCTCAAGGCCGACGACCGGCAGGGCGCACGCCGCGCGGGCAACGCCATGGACGCGTACGTCCAGCTCTTCAGCGACGGCGCGGGCCACGCGGGCGACTCCGTGACGACCGGCGGCTTCACCCGCCTGGAGTCGGGCGGCCGCACCCTCGCGGAGGGCGGCCCGGGCGCGGTGTACGCCGAACTCCCGGCCGCCTCCGCCCCGTACCGCCTGACCATGGAGGCCACCCGCTCGGCGAAGGACACCACTACCAGCACCAAGGTGGCCGCGGCCTGGACGTTCACGTCGGCCGAGACCCCCGAGGAAGAGCCCTCCGAGCTGCCGCTGTCCACCGTCCGCCTCGCCCCGAAGCTGGCGCTGAACGGCACGGCCCCGGCGGGCAGCACGCTGACGGTGCCGTTGAAGGTGGCGGGCGCGGCAGCCGGCACCGGCAAGATCGCCACGCTGACGGTCAAGGTCTCCTACGACGGCGGCAGCACCTGGAAGACAGCCCCTGTCACGACCGACACCAAGGGAGCGCGCACGGCGAAGGTGAAGCACCCGGCGACGGCCAAGGCCGTGTCGTACCGCGTGCATCTGAAGGACACGTCCGGCAACACCGTGACCGAGACGATCACAAACGCGTACCGGCTCGCCCCGTGACGTGCCATACGAGCCCTACGCGCTAGCCCCGGCACTCCCGCTCCCGGTGGCCGGGGCCGCTGAGCAGGTCGACGCGCTGCTCCTTGCCCTCCTTGAGCACGTAGAGGGTGCCGTGGCCGGGCGTCCAGTCGCGGGGGACGAGGAAGACGCGGTCCTTTGAGACGTGGAACAGCCGCAGCCCGCCGTACTCGTACGCGTACTGGCTCCCCTTCCCGGTGACACGTCGGAAGCAGCTGCCGCCGCCGCGGATCATGAGGTCCTTCTCGCTGAGCACGGTGACGGCGGGAAAGTCGTCGCGGACGGTCCGCTCGGTCAGCTCCGCCCGGCCCCGGCCCGCGATCTGCGCGTAGGCCGACACGGCCCAGAACAGCGACAGGACGCACACGAAAAGCGTCAGGCCCCACAGGCGCAGGTCGCGGCGGCCGCGGGTGCGGGCATAGGCGTTGAGCGACAGCCCGGCGATCGTGGTGAGCGGCAGCAGCAGGTCGAACAGCCAAGGGCTGAGCGGATACAGCGGTACGAGGACGAGGGGCACCGTCCAGGCGAAGCGCAGGACGCGCACGGCGCGCGTGAGCCGTTCCGGTTCGTTCGTCGCCCAGCGGTGCAGCCCGAGCGCACCGAGCGCTGCGCCGGCCGCGAGCCAGGCGGGAAGGTACAGGGCACCGACGCTCCGCAGCAGATAGTCGCTGGTGGAGAGGTGGAAGACGGTGTCACGCAGCCCGAGTGCCTTTGTCTCGGCGTCGGTGCTCGCCCAGCCGAAGTAGAAGAGGACGGCGGTCAGGAGCGTGACGAGGGAGCCGACGGCGCCGATGATCTCCACCCAGCCGATGTGGGGGTCGGTGGGAGCGGGAGCGGGGGACGCGGGCGGAGGTGGGGGAGCGGGTTCTGGTTCCGGCTCGGGGGGCGGTGCGGGGTCGGCTCGCGAGGCCGGGGCCGGGGGAGCGGGGTCGGGGTCCGGCGGCTGGGGTGGGGTACCGCTCATGTGGTGTTCGGGCCGGACGAGGAGGTGGAGGGGCCGGGCGATGAGCCGGAAGACGTGGTGCGCCCGGACGGCGAGGTGCCCGGTCCCGAGGGTTGGGGCGGGGACGACGGGCCGACCCCGGTCCAGACGATCGTGAGCGCCGCGTACTTGACGAGCCGGGCCCCGTTCCTCGTCACGAGCGTGACGTCGACCACCGTCGGTCGGCGCCCGTCGAAGCCGTCCCTGCCCGGCAGGTCGACGGAGACGAAGGCGTCCTTGCAGCACCTGCTCGGGTCGTCCTCGTCGCCGATGGGCTTCAGGACGACCGGCCTCGTCAGCTCGGCGGCGCGCAGCTCCACGGTGACGGGCGGGTCCGGCCAGGTGCCGCGCACGGAGAACGACTCGTCCGGTGCCACACTGCCGCCCCTGACGTCGAGTTCGTTCTCGCAGGCCCTGGTGCCCGACGGAGCGGGGCGCAGCGCCACGCGTTCGGAAGGGTGCTGCCGGTAGTAGGCGACGAAGCGTTGCAGGACCTCGAGGGCGTCCCCGTCCTTGCACAGGTGGGCGGCGCTCTCGGGCCGGTAGCCGGTGGCGCGCAGCCTGGCCGCCGCCTTCGTCGCGATGCTCAGACCGTCCCGCTCGCCCCGCGCGGCCTTGCAGATCCCGGCCAGCCCTTCGATCACCTTCCAGGCGCCCGGACTTCCCTGGCCGCCGGTCTGCTTGGCGGGGTCGACGGCGATCTCGTACGGTTCCTGGCACTCGCCCCGCTGGAGATCGTCGTAGACGCTGTCCGGTTCCGGCAATGTGTCGGTGTTGGGCGACTTCGGGCCCCAGGGCAGCCAGCCGGGGGGATCTCCGGCTCGTCCGCCGTTCCCGCCCCCGTCCCCACCGCCGTTTCCGGACCCGCCTTTACCGCCGCTTCCGTTCCTGTCGCTGTTCCCGTTTCCGTTCCCGCCGCCGTCTCCGTCTCCGTTTCCGTCGGAGCCGCCTGTCTGCCATTCGCCGCCCGTCGGGTCGCTCCCGCCGGAGCCGTCGCTCCCGCTCGTGGTGCCCGTACCGCCGCCGTCTCCGTCTCCGTTTCCGTCGGAGCCGCCTGTCTGCCATTCGCCGCCCGTCGGGTCGCTCCCGCCGGAGCCGTCGCTCCCGCTCGTGGTGCCCGTACCGCCGCCATCGGCGCCCGAGCCACCGCTCACGGTGTCACCGCCGCCGCTCCGCGCCCCGCCCCCGGGTGACGCGAGATCTCGTACGCCGAAGAACAGTCCCACCACGAGGACGAAGCCCACGACGGCGAAAGCCCAGGCCGGAACCCGAACGGCGCCCGAACCGAAGCGAACAGCCATGACGACACCCCCGTTTCGCCCAGCCCCATCATGGTCCTGTGGCGCGGCTCCCGGAAGCCCTCGCGCGGGACGGGCTGCGGTACGTCAGGCGTGTTCCTCCTGGGGCGGGCCGTTCGGGGGGTGGCGCCTAGGCCAGGGGTGTGGTCCGGATGGCGGAGATGTCGAACTGCAGCCGGACCTTCTCGCTCACCATCGTGCCGCCCGCCTCCAGGCGCTGGTTGTAGACCAGGCCCCATGCGGTGCGGTCGATGGTGGTGGTGCCGTCGAAACCGGCCCGCTCGTACCCGAACGGGTCCACGACCGAACCGAGGTAGTCGAGTTGCAGCTCGACGGGCCTGGTGACGTCGCGGATGGTCAGATCCCCCGCCATGCGGAAGGTCTCCCCGCCCTCGTGGACCGTGGAGGTGCTGCGGAACACCATCTCCGGATAGCGGTTCGCGTCGAAGAAGTCGCGGCCCACGAGGTGCGCGTCCCGCTGTTCCACGCCCGTGTCGACACTGGCGACCCGGATGGTGATCTCGGCCCGCGACGCGGAGGGCCGCGCACCGTCGAAGTACAGCGTGCTGTCGTAGTCACCGAAGGCGCCCCGCACGGTCGTGACCATCGCGTGCCGCACCGAGAACCCGATGCGGCTGTGCGGGCGGTCGATGGTCCACTGCCCGGTCAGCGCGCGAAGCGCCGGGTCGAGCCCGGCATCGCCGGCCGCCGGGAAGGGCGTACCGCGGCCCCCGGCGGGCGCCGGGTCGAGGGTGGCGGTCTGGCGACGGCTGAAGATGCCCATGGTGTCGTCGTCTCCTTCGGTTCTGATCACCCCGTGCTATCACGCCACCGTCGTGCGCTCCCCGGTGAGATGGGCGGTCTCGTCCGGCTTCCATGGCGCTGCCCGCAAAGATGCACAGGATCGCCACGGGGTGGATGCACCCTTGGCTGACGCGGAGTCACACATGGTCACGGGCCGCCGGGGCCGGCAGTCCCAGGTACGCCGGCCGTCACAGGTGCAGCGCCCCGCCCTCCTCCGTATGGCCCCGGGGCTCCAGTTGCAGCGTCGAGTGCGCCACGTCGAAGTGGCCGGCGACGCACCGCTGGAGGCGGGTGAGCAGTGCGCCGTATCCGGCCGCGAGGGCGGCGTCCGTGACCACCACGTGGGCGGTGAGCACTGGCATGCCCGACGTCACGGTCCAGCCGTGCAGGTCGTGCACGGCGACGACGCCCGGCTCCGCCAGGAGATGGCGCCGGACCTCCCCGAGGTCGACGTCCTGCGGGGTCGCCTCCAGGAGGACGTGGACGGAGTCCCGCAGGAGGCCGTACGCACGCGGCACGATCAGCAGGCCGATGACGATCGACGCGATCGGGTCGGCGGCCTGCCACCCCGTCAGCAGGATGACCAGGCCGCCCACGATCACGGCGACCGAGCCGAGCGCGTCCCCGAGGACCTCCAGGTAGGCGCCGCGCAGGTTGAGGCTCTTCTCCTTGGCGTCCCGCAGCAGCCACAGGCCCACGAGGTTGGCGAGGAGCCCACCGACCGCGACCGCGAACATCAGGCCGCCCTTGACCTCCACCGGCTCGCTGAGGCGGCCGATCGCCGACCACAGGACCCAGACGAAGACCGCGACGAGGAAGAGCGCGTTCAGGACCGCCGAGAAGATCTCCACCCGGTAGAAGCCGAACGTGCGCCGCGGCGTCGGCGCACGCTGCGCGAGGGTGATGGCGCCGAGCGCGAGGGAGACGCCGACCGCGTCGGTGAGGCTGTGCGCGGCGTCGGCGAGGAGCGCGAGACTGCCGGACAGGAGCGCGCCGACCACCTGGATGGCGGTGATGGCGCCGCTGATGCAGATGGTCCACAGCAGCCGGTTCCGGTACGTCCCGCTGAGCGTGCCGCCCGTCGCCGCGGAGGACGGGCCGTGGTCGTGCCCCATGCCCGCGAGTGGATCATGGCCGACCGCGGGCCGCCACTCGGCGTCGCGCTCAGTGGACCCGCGGCGGGGTGGAGACGTCCCGCTGGTGCGGGATGCCGAGCGGCGGCGGCAGCTCGCCCTGCTGCACGGTGACCGTGCGGGCCGGGGCGGGCACCCTGATGCCCTCGGCGCGGTAGCGCTGGTGCAGGCGCTTGATGAACTCGTGCTTGATGCGGTACTGGTCGCTGAACTCGCCGACGCCGAGAATCACCGTGAAGCTGATCCGCGAGTCCCCGAACGTGTGGAAGCGGATCGCCGCCTCGTGATCGGGGACCGCACCGGTGATCTCCTTCATCACCTCGTCCACGACCTCGGCCGTGACCCGCTCGACCTGCTCCAGGTCGCTGTCGTAGCTCACCCCGACCTGCACCGTGATCGACAGCTCCTGCTCGGGACGGCTGAAGTTGGTCATGTTGGTGCTCGCCAGCTGGGCGTTCGGGATGATGACGAGGTTGTTGGAGAGCGAACGGACCACCGTGTTCCGCCAGTTGATGTCGACCACGTAGCCCTCCTCACCACTGCTCAGCTGGATGTAGTCACCGGGCTGCACGGTCTTCGCCGCGAGGATGTGCACACCGGCGAAGAGGTTGGCGAGGGTGTCCTGCAGCGCGAGGGCGACCGCGAGACCGCCGACGCCGAGCGCGGTCAGCAGCGGTGCGATGGAGATGCCGAGGGTCTGGAGGACGACGAGGAATCCCATGGCGAGCACGACGACCCGCGTGATGTTCACGAAGATGGTGGCCGAGCCCGCCACCCCGGAGCGCGACTGCGCCACGGCCCTGACGAGGCCGGTGACGATCCGGGCCGCCGTCAGCGTCGCCGCGAGGATCAGCAGGGCCGTCAGTGTCATCGTGACGTTGCGTCCGGTGCGCGGGGTGAGCGGCAGCGCGCCCGCCGCGGCGGCGAGCCCGGCGGTGATGGCCGCGCACGGCACCAGCGTCCGCAGCGCGTCGACGATGACGTCGTCACCGCTCCACCGGGTGCGGCTCGCCCGCTCGCCCAGCCAGCGCAGCAGCGCGCGCAGCAGCAGTCCGGCCGCGACGCCGGCGGCCACCGCGATCCCGGCCATCATCCAGTCGTGCAGTGTGAGCGCACGGGTCATCGGTTCACCCCTGTCGTACGGGGCGAGTGCGCCTGCACGCGGCGTATGTGATGTGTCGACACCTTGTGATACCTGCTCGATTCCGGGAGTTCGGTCGCGCCGGGCCACAGGTCCGGCCGGGCGCGGACGTCATCCTGCCGCATCTGTGCACAGCGGGTGCGCGTACCCCCACCCGGATCTTCACGATCCGGCCACGCGTGGCGGCCGCCGTGGCGG is a genomic window containing:
- a CDS encoding YceI family protein yields the protein MGIFSRRQTATLDPAPAGGRGTPFPAAGDAGLDPALRALTGQWTIDRPHSRIGFSVRHAMVTTVRGAFGDYDSTLYFDGARPSASRAEITIRVASVDTGVEQRDAHLVGRDFFDANRYPEMVFRSTSTVHEGGETFRMAGDLTIRDVTRPVELQLDYLGSVVDPFGYERAGFDGTTTIDRTAWGLVYNQRLEAGGTMVSEKVRLQFDISAIRTTPLA
- a CDS encoding cation diffusion facilitator family transporter; its protein translation is MGHDHGPSSAATGGTLSGTYRNRLLWTICISGAITAIQVVGALLSGSLALLADAAHSLTDAVGVSLALGAITLAQRAPTPRRTFGFYRVEIFSAVLNALFLVAVFVWVLWSAIGRLSEPVEVKGGLMFAVAVGGLLANLVGLWLLRDAKEKSLNLRGAYLEVLGDALGSVAVIVGGLVILLTGWQAADPIASIVIGLLIVPRAYGLLRDSVHVLLEATPQDVDLGEVRRHLLAEPGVVAVHDLHGWTVTSGMPVLTAHVVVTDAALAAGYGALLTRLQRCVAGHFDVAHSTLQLEPRGHTEEGGALHL
- a CDS encoding mechanosensitive ion channel family protein; the protein is MTRALTLHDWMMAGIAVAAGVAAGLLLRALLRWLGERASRTRWSGDDVIVDALRTLVPCAAITAGLAAAAGALPLTPRTGRNVTMTLTALLILAATLTAARIVTGLVRAVAQSRSGVAGSATIFVNITRVVVLAMGFLVVLQTLGISIAPLLTALGVGGLAVALALQDTLANLFAGVHILAAKTVQPGDYIQLSSGEEGYVVDINWRNTVVRSLSNNLVIIPNAQLASTNMTNFSRPEQELSITVQVGVSYDSDLEQVERVTAEVVDEVMKEITGAVPDHEAAIRFHTFGDSRISFTVILGVGEFSDQYRIKHEFIKRLHQRYRAEGIRVPAPARTVTVQQGELPPPLGIPHQRDVSTPPRVH